One genomic window of Anabaena sphaerica FACHB-251 includes the following:
- a CDS encoding TIGR02587 family membrane protein, whose amino-acid sequence MRYIFLVIKKDYQNTWTREINDIVRGTCGGFLFGIPLIYTMEVWWIGSLAKPRLIFIAIALMFIVVFLLNYTEGFRKRRNNWRVDEAAIDTVEAMAIGFVCSAFMLWLLQEITPETSLKENLGKVVFEGVPFTLGVALANQFLQESNQNNSTSITHKGNGISKHKQNGLHGTLADLGATLIGAIVIGFNIAPTDEVPMLASAISPPWLLALMAASLVISYAIVFQAGFSDQQKRRQQKGIFQRPLSETTISYLVSLLASAVMLLFFQKITLADPWRMWLEHTLVLGLPATIGGAAGRLAI is encoded by the coding sequence ATGAGGTACATATTCTTAGTGATTAAAAAAGATTATCAAAATACTTGGACACGAGAAATAAATGATATTGTGCGTGGCACTTGTGGAGGTTTTTTATTTGGTATTCCACTAATATATACTATGGAAGTATGGTGGATTGGCTCTCTAGCAAAACCAAGATTGATTTTTATAGCGATTGCTTTAATGTTTATTGTAGTTTTTTTGCTCAATTATACAGAGGGTTTTCGCAAACGCAGAAATAACTGGCGAGTTGATGAAGCAGCGATAGATACTGTAGAGGCAATGGCAATTGGATTTGTTTGTTCTGCATTTATGTTGTGGTTATTGCAAGAAATTACGCCAGAAACTTCCTTGAAAGAAAACCTGGGTAAAGTTGTATTTGAAGGTGTACCATTTACGCTAGGGGTGGCATTAGCCAACCAGTTTCTCCAAGAAAGTAATCAAAATAATTCAACATCAATTACTCATAAAGGTAATGGTATCAGCAAACATAAGCAAAATGGTTTGCACGGCACATTGGCTGATTTAGGTGCCACTCTCATTGGTGCAATTGTGATTGGTTTTAATATTGCACCAACCGATGAAGTTCCTATGTTAGCATCTGCTATTTCACCCCCTTGGTTATTGGCGCTAATGGCTGCATCTTTAGTGATTTCCTACGCAATTGTCTTTCAAGCTGGTTTTTCAGACCAACAAAAACGCAGACAGCAAAAAGGGATTTTTCAGAGGCCATTAAGTGAAACGACTATTTCTTATTTAGTATCTTTACTAGCAAGTGCAGTGATGCTGTTATTTTTTCAGAAGATAACTCTTGCAGACCCTTGGAGGATGTGGTTAGAACATACCTTAGTCTTGGGATTACCTGCAACTATTGGTGGTGCAGCGGGTAGGTTAGCAATATGA